A section of the Pseudomonas lini genome encodes:
- a CDS encoding pyridoxal phosphate-dependent aminotransferase produces MSTDIQRLNQRLASAQPSATYRIMDRVAERRAQGAKIISLCAGEPDFDTPKHVREAAIHAIEHGHTRYTQVAGVRSLREAVAAKFRRENGLDVSWQDTLVCNGGKQVIYNALAATLNEGDQVIVPAPYWVSYPEMVQLCGGETRIVTCDAGTGFKLTPAALAAAITPQTRWLILNSPSNPTGAVYSEPELRALAAVLLDQPHVLILADDIYEHLIFDDQAFYTLAQVEPRLAPRTLTMNGVSKAYAMTGWRIGFATGPRWLLEAMEKLQGQQTSGACSVSQQAALAALEGPKEFIRESRAAFQGRRDLMVALLNDTPGLECVSPTGAFYAFASCAGLIGRTSPAGRVLHTDEDVAHALLDEADVAVVHGSAFGLGPYIRIAYALDDASLRQACEAIRAFCTALR; encoded by the coding sequence ATGAGCACCGACATTCAGCGTCTCAACCAACGCCTGGCCAGCGCACAACCCTCGGCGACTTATCGGATCATGGACCGGGTGGCGGAGCGCCGGGCACAAGGGGCGAAGATCATTTCGCTGTGTGCCGGCGAACCCGATTTCGATACTCCCAAACATGTGCGTGAAGCAGCCATTCACGCCATCGAGCATGGCCACACTCGCTACACCCAGGTCGCCGGCGTACGCTCGTTGCGAGAAGCGGTGGCGGCCAAGTTCCGCCGCGAAAACGGTCTGGACGTGAGCTGGCAAGACACGCTGGTTTGCAACGGTGGCAAACAGGTGATCTACAACGCGCTGGCCGCGACCCTCAACGAGGGCGATCAGGTCATCGTGCCGGCGCCGTACTGGGTCAGTTACCCGGAAATGGTGCAACTATGCGGTGGTGAGACGCGGATCGTCACGTGCGATGCCGGTACCGGTTTCAAACTGACGCCCGCAGCACTGGCCGCCGCGATCACCCCGCAGACCCGCTGGTTGATCCTCAACTCACCGTCCAATCCGACCGGCGCGGTGTACAGCGAGCCGGAACTTCGTGCCCTGGCGGCCGTGCTGCTGGATCAGCCCCACGTGCTGATTCTGGCCGATGACATCTATGAACACCTGATCTTCGACGATCAAGCGTTCTACACCCTGGCCCAAGTGGAGCCACGACTGGCACCAAGAACCCTGACCATGAACGGTGTCTCCAAGGCCTACGCCATGACCGGCTGGCGCATCGGTTTTGCCACCGGGCCGCGCTGGTTGCTGGAGGCCATGGAAAAGCTGCAGGGCCAGCAGACTTCTGGCGCCTGCTCGGTTTCGCAGCAAGCCGCACTCGCCGCGCTGGAGGGGCCGAAAGAGTTCATCCGCGAAAGCCGTGCCGCTTTCCAGGGTCGGCGCGATTTGATGGTGGCGCTGCTGAACGACACGCCGGGGCTGGAATGCGTGAGCCCGACGGGCGCGTTCTATGCGTTCGCCTCTTGCGCAGGGCTGATCGGCCGCACCTCGCCCGCCGGTCGCGTGCTGCACACCGACGAAGATGTCGCCCATGCATTGCTCGATGAAGCGGATGTGGCGGTGGTGCATGGCAGTGCGTTCGGCCTTGGCCCCTATATTCGAATTGCCTATGCGCTGGATGATGCGTCATTGCGCCAAGCCTGCGAAGCCATCCGCGCGTTCTGTACGGCGTTGCGTTAA
- a CDS encoding RraA family protein produces the protein MTTFPFPQDFRARAKVLGTSTLYEASHLPCAVDSAIRPIWDGAFIAAPAYPLECSPGDNLALHLAMERVPRGSVLVVGTGSFIAGYWGEVLTVAAEAAGVVGLVIDGGVRDIAALKKRQFPVFARGISVKGTVKASAPSVGQPFNFNGAFVALGDLVVADDDGVIIIPKADAARTLAEGEARANKEAQMMQALTEGRSTLELMNLTDWRTRA, from the coding sequence ATGACCACGTTCCCCTTCCCCCAGGATTTTCGCGCGCGGGCAAAAGTACTGGGCACCTCGACTCTGTATGAAGCGTCCCATCTGCCCTGCGCAGTCGACAGTGCGATCCGGCCGATCTGGGACGGCGCCTTCATCGCCGCCCCCGCCTACCCGCTGGAATGTTCGCCGGGCGACAACCTGGCCCTGCATCTGGCGATGGAACGAGTACCCCGTGGCAGCGTACTGGTCGTGGGCACGGGCAGTTTCATCGCCGGTTATTGGGGCGAGGTGCTCACCGTGGCGGCCGAAGCGGCTGGCGTGGTCGGCCTGGTAATCGATGGTGGCGTACGCGATATCGCGGCGTTGAAGAAACGCCAATTCCCGGTATTTGCCCGTGGTATCTCGGTCAAAGGCACGGTCAAGGCCAGCGCCCCTTCGGTGGGACAACCATTCAATTTCAATGGTGCTTTCGTGGCGCTGGGCGATCTGGTGGTGGCTGACGACGACGGCGTGATCATCATCCCCAAGGCCGATGCGGCACGTACCCTCGCAGAAGGCGAGGCGCGCGCGAATAAGGAAGCGCAGATGATGCAGGCGCTGACCGAAGGCCGCTCGACCCTGGAACTGATGAACCTGACAGACTGGAGAACCCGGGCATGA
- a CDS encoding RraA family protein, which translates to MNLEDQTLVALFEGLDTPGVSDALDKLGLPGQCLGVAPLDNYRKVIVGPAFTVQYVSASVPPGTVGDFIEDVAPGDVVVIDNGGRTDCTVWGDIMTQYAGTRQIAATVIDGVCRDVNKALGDGYPIFSKGRFMRTGKDRVQVKSVNQPVSIGSARVCSRDIVVADANGVVIVPRARAAEVAACARQIESVEADIRALITQGKSLKEARAALGYHNLQRKV; encoded by the coding sequence ATGAATCTTGAAGATCAAACCCTGGTCGCCTTGTTTGAAGGCCTCGACACTCCTGGCGTCTCCGATGCGCTGGACAAGCTCGGCCTGCCCGGACAATGCCTCGGTGTGGCACCGCTGGACAATTACCGCAAGGTCATCGTCGGACCGGCGTTCACCGTGCAATACGTCTCGGCCAGCGTCCCGCCGGGCACGGTGGGCGACTTCATCGAAGACGTCGCGCCCGGCGACGTAGTGGTCATCGACAACGGTGGCCGCACCGATTGCACCGTTTGGGGCGACATCATGACCCAGTACGCCGGCACCCGACAGATCGCCGCCACGGTCATCGACGGGGTGTGCCGCGATGTGAACAAGGCGCTGGGCGATGGCTACCCGATCTTCAGCAAAGGTCGCTTCATGCGCACCGGCAAAGACCGCGTGCAAGTGAAGTCGGTCAACCAGCCGGTGTCCATCGGATCGGCGCGGGTCTGCTCCCGTGACATCGTGGTTGCCGACGCCAATGGCGTGGTGATCGTGCCCCGCGCCCGAGCGGCTGAAGTGGCGGCGTGTGCCCGCCAGATCGAATCGGTCGAAGCCGACATTCGCGCCCTGATCACCCAAGGCAAAAGCCTTAAAGAAGCCCGGGCCGCCCTGGGTTATCACAACCTGCAGAGGAAAGTCTGA
- a CDS encoding RraA family protein, with protein MINKSLLDRLAALDTNTVSDALDFLGLPGATVGLRPLWNCPKIVGRASTVLLAPKSDNVPTVHLITPVVEQIDSDDRVLVITGGIEGISCWGDILANAAAGKQVRGTVIDGFSRDIDGSEAIGYPVYGRGVTMISARNRVVQIDSAVTIKVAGVDVSEDDYVIADTCGTVFVPQTYIEKVIDLGERIARRQGGMVEAVRSGRSVAEVMHDTQFEAIRVEHA; from the coding sequence ATGATCAATAAGAGTTTGCTGGATCGCTTGGCGGCGCTGGACACCAACACGGTTTCCGACGCACTCGACTTCCTCGGCCTGCCGGGCGCCACCGTGGGGCTACGCCCGCTGTGGAACTGCCCGAAGATCGTCGGCCGCGCCAGTACCGTGTTGCTGGCTCCTAAATCCGACAACGTCCCCACTGTGCACCTGATTACCCCAGTGGTTGAACAGATCGACAGCGACGATCGTGTGCTGGTGATCACCGGCGGTATCGAAGGTATTTCCTGCTGGGGCGACATCCTCGCCAACGCGGCGGCCGGTAAGCAGGTGCGCGGCACGGTGATCGACGGTTTCAGCCGCGACATCGACGGCAGCGAAGCGATTGGTTATCCGGTTTATGGTCGTGGGGTCACCATGATCAGTGCGCGCAATCGGGTGGTACAGATCGATTCGGCGGTGACGATCAAGGTAGCCGGTGTCGACGTCAGCGAGGATGACTATGTCATTGCCGATACCTGCGGAACCGTATTCGTCCCCCAAACCTATATCGAAAAGGTCATCGATCTCGGCGAGCGCATCGCCCGCCGCCAGGGCGGCATGGTCGAGGCCGTTCGCAGCGGTCGTTCGGTGGCCGAGGTGATGCACGACACCCAATTCGAAGCGATCCGCGTGGAGCACGCCTGA
- a CDS encoding LysR family transcriptional regulator: MINFRLIRHLWLFLAVAEEQNFGRAAKRLGMSQPPLSEQIQVLEQALKVRLFDRSRRGAKLTPVGAAILPAVRKFAEQLERLELAVEEAVAGQSGMLTVGAISTAMFDVLPGLIEQLKIDYPHLTVSVREIDSVEAVPALEAGDIDLAFARLDGDLGASIKSLPLTEDRLVVALPSDHPLASRKRISLSSLATEPLVMFSRKVSPVYFDNLIATCRASGFSPRVLHEVRSVASQIAFVSCGQGIALVPASLKKLAPDNVVLRPLSQPLNVVTTAVAWNVDRPNPLVEEVVARLQKTV; encoded by the coding sequence ATGATCAATTTCCGCTTGATTCGTCACCTCTGGTTGTTCCTGGCCGTTGCCGAAGAACAGAATTTCGGCCGCGCCGCCAAACGCCTGGGAATGTCCCAGCCGCCGCTGAGCGAGCAGATTCAGGTGCTGGAGCAGGCGCTCAAGGTCAGGCTGTTCGACCGCTCGCGGCGAGGGGCGAAACTGACTCCGGTGGGCGCGGCGATCCTGCCGGCGGTGCGCAAATTCGCCGAACAACTGGAGCGCCTGGAACTGGCCGTGGAGGAGGCGGTGGCGGGGCAGTCGGGGATGTTGACCGTCGGCGCGATTTCCACGGCGATGTTCGATGTGTTGCCCGGGTTGATCGAGCAACTGAAGATCGATTACCCGCACCTCACCGTGTCGGTGCGGGAAATCGACAGCGTCGAAGCCGTGCCTGCGCTGGAAGCCGGGGACATCGACCTGGCCTTCGCCCGTCTGGACGGTGACCTGGGGGCCTCGATCAAGTCGCTGCCGCTGACCGAGGATCGCCTGGTCGTGGCTTTGCCCAGCGACCATCCATTGGCTTCGCGCAAGCGCATCAGCCTGTCGAGCCTGGCCACCGAGCCCTTGGTGATGTTTTCCCGAAAGGTCAGCCCGGTGTACTTCGACAATCTGATCGCGACCTGTCGCGCCAGTGGTTTTTCCCCGCGCGTGCTGCATGAAGTGCGCTCCGTCGCTTCGCAAATCGCTTTCGTCAGTTGTGGGCAAGGCATCGCCTTGGTGCCGGCGTCGCTGAAAAAACTGGCCCCCGATAATGTGGTGTTGCGCCCCCTGAGCCAGCCGCTCAACGTAGTGACGACTGCGGTGGCCTGGAATGTGGATCGGCCGAATCCGTTGGTGGAGGAGGTGGTCGCCCGGCTCCAAAAAACAGTTTGA
- a CDS encoding alpha/beta fold hydrolase, with protein MSKPETFTQTHIPLTVEGVQLNIATLHRDGVLAPIVFLHGFGSTKEDYADIVQQAAFAGHPFVAYDAPGCGDSQCSDLSRISIPFLLKTALQVLEHFGIERFHLVGHSTGGLTALMLAHQCPDRVLSFVDIEGNIAPEDCFLSRQIVDYPADDPEVFFTAFIERARHAPAYASALYSASLRHKVRAGAVRGIFESMVDLSDNADLMGKFLGLQCPRMFMYGEQNASLSYLPHIQAQGVRLAPIAQCGHFPMYSNPIAMWQQIADFQANGHRG; from the coding sequence GTGTCCAAACCCGAAACCTTCACTCAAACGCACATCCCTCTGACGGTGGAGGGCGTCCAGTTGAACATCGCCACCCTTCACCGCGACGGTGTATTGGCGCCGATTGTGTTCCTGCATGGGTTTGGCTCGACCAAGGAAGACTATGCCGACATCGTGCAGCAGGCTGCATTCGCCGGTCATCCTTTCGTTGCTTATGACGCACCGGGTTGCGGGGATAGCCAGTGCAGTGACCTTTCGCGGATTTCCATCCCTTTTTTGCTGAAGACCGCGTTGCAGGTGCTAGAGCATTTCGGTATCGAACGTTTTCATCTGGTCGGCCATTCCACGGGAGGACTGACCGCACTGATGTTGGCTCATCAATGCCCGGACCGGGTACTCAGCTTTGTCGACATCGAAGGCAACATCGCCCCGGAGGACTGTTTCCTCAGCCGGCAGATCGTCGATTACCCGGCGGACGATCCTGAGGTATTTTTCACCGCCTTCATCGAACGCGCCCGGCACGCACCGGCTTATGCCAGCGCGCTTTATTCCGCCAGTTTGCGGCACAAGGTTCGTGCCGGTGCGGTGCGCGGGATTTTCGAGTCGATGGTTGATCTCTCCGACAACGCCGATTTGATGGGCAAGTTCCTCGGCCTGCAATGCCCGCGCATGTTCATGTACGGCGAGCAGAACGCTTCATTGTCCTATCTGCCGCATATCCAGGCCCAGGGGGTGCGCTTGGCGCCGATTGCGCAGTGCGGGCATTTCCCCATGTATTCCAACCCGATCGCGATGTGGCAGCAAATCGCCGATTTTCAGGCGAACGGCCATCGCGGATGA
- a CDS encoding universal stress protein, translated as MSQYQRLLLIINPLLRHSPAINHGAALAKASGASLHIAGLIPSLDILSLLEEGDRKMARATYLQEHRDWLDEQAVKMHGRGIEVTTEVAWADNMRQDILDHVTQMQPDLLIKQVQHEPVLKRAFFTPLDWRLLRHCPVPVYLVGGECHALPQKVVAAVDVSDTEPSNRELNDRIILQASSLALQCNAELHLLYACDISAAFLADMDGGLTLAELTRELRSDLEKSFLQLAARFGVTADCRHFVMGNPVSVLSEFTDEHQVDVIVMGRAQYRGLERLLGSTTEHILYQVPCSILAV; from the coding sequence ATGAGCCAGTATCAACGGTTATTACTGATCATCAACCCGCTGCTGCGCCATTCTCCTGCGATAAACCATGGCGCCGCCCTGGCCAAGGCCAGCGGGGCGAGCTTGCACATCGCCGGCCTGATTCCCTCGTTGGACATTCTGTCGCTGCTCGAAGAAGGCGACCGCAAAATGGCCCGGGCGACCTACCTGCAAGAGCACCGCGACTGGCTCGATGAGCAGGCGGTAAAGATGCACGGCCGGGGGATCGAGGTGACGACCGAAGTCGCATGGGCCGACAACATGCGCCAGGACATCCTTGACCACGTCACGCAAATGCAGCCCGATCTGTTGATCAAGCAAGTGCAGCATGAACCCGTGCTCAAGCGCGCATTCTTCACGCCGCTGGATTGGCGTTTGTTGCGCCATTGTCCGGTCCCGGTTTATCTGGTGGGGGGTGAGTGCCATGCCTTGCCGCAGAAGGTGGTGGCCGCGGTTGACGTGTCAGACACCGAGCCTTCGAACCGTGAACTCAATGACCGGATCATCCTGCAGGCGTCGAGCCTTGCGCTGCAGTGCAATGCCGAGCTGCATCTGCTGTACGCGTGTGACATTTCGGCAGCCTTTCTGGCGGATATGGACGGCGGTCTGACGCTCGCGGAGCTTACCCGGGAGCTGCGCAGCGACCTGGAAAAATCTTTTCTCCAGTTGGCCGCTCGGTTCGGTGTGACCGCTGACTGTCGGCATTTCGTCATGGGGAACCCGGTCTCGGTACTGAGCGAATTCACCGATGAGCATCAAGTGGATGTGATCGTGATGGGCAGAGCTCAATACCGTGGTCTGGAGCGGCTGCTTGGCAGCACGACGGAACATATTCTGTACCAGGTACCTTGCAGCATTCTGGCGGTCTAG
- a CDS encoding phosphoribosyltransferase, giving the protein MTSPSLQTILHDRVDAGRGLVEPLLKYAKRADVIVLALPRGGVPVAYEVATALEVRLDLMLVRKLGVPSHQEFAMGAIASGGIQIVNDDALRANGIDQRTLDGVVAKETQELSRRERVYRASRAPVALKDQVVILIDDGLATGATMMAAIQAVRLQTPSRIVVAVPVAPLETAEALRDEVDELICPLIPDWLISIGHWYTDFSQTSDEEVIDLLHRAWQREPGSGDSFQNGSGI; this is encoded by the coding sequence ATGACTAGTCCTTCATTGCAAACCATCTTGCATGACCGGGTTGATGCCGGCCGAGGCCTGGTGGAGCCATTGCTTAAATACGCAAAAAGAGCCGATGTCATCGTCCTCGCCTTACCCCGTGGCGGCGTTCCGGTTGCCTATGAAGTGGCCACGGCGCTGGAGGTTCGCCTGGACCTGATGCTGGTGCGCAAACTGGGGGTGCCATCTCATCAGGAGTTCGCCATGGGCGCGATTGCCAGTGGCGGCATACAAATCGTCAATGATGACGCGTTGCGGGCGAATGGTATCGATCAACGCACGCTCGATGGCGTAGTTGCAAAGGAAACGCAGGAATTGTCGCGTCGCGAGCGGGTATACCGTGCATCGCGCGCACCTGTGGCGCTCAAGGATCAGGTGGTGATCCTGATCGATGATGGCCTGGCGACAGGTGCCACGATGATGGCCGCGATACAGGCTGTGCGCCTGCAAACGCCGTCTCGCATCGTCGTTGCCGTGCCGGTGGCACCGCTTGAGACGGCAGAGGCGTTGCGCGACGAAGTGGACGAGCTGATTTGCCCGCTGATCCCCGATTGGCTGATTTCGATCGGACATTGGTACACGGATTTTTCGCAGACATCGGACGAAGAAGTCATCGATCTTCTGCACCGGGCCTGGCAGAGAGAGCCCGGTTCGGGCGACTCATTTCAGAACGGATCCGGTATTTGA
- a CDS encoding homospermidine synthase yields the protein MSDLEHVTQPFNARLVMIGFGCIGKGVLPLLLRHLELEPQRLLILSPDEEGRLLAQKFGVAHRTEKLDQNNYEAVLEPLLSAGDFLLNLSVGVSSLSLIQFAQRKGVLYLDTCIEPWEGGYTDPDKSLSERSNYALREAALRLRGESAQGLPTAILTHGANPGLVSHLVKQALINLARDLGDTTPLPATREEWAQLASRLNIRCIHIAERDSQYSSQHKIADEFVNTWSVDGFISEGSQPAELGWGSHEKALPEDGYYHAFGCQAGIYLQRPGASTPVRTWTPSTGPTHGLLVTHNEALSIADYLTLGQGRQPIYRPTVHYAYRPCDDALLSMYELAERNWKPQTGERLLNDDIEGGCDELGILLMGHARNSYWYGSRLSIHQARALCPCNSATSLQVTAGVLAGVIWAIRNPERGILEPDQLPFREILRICMPYLGNVEGIYSDWTPLTGRHSLMPEHTDESDPWQFLNVRIT from the coding sequence ATGTCCGACCTTGAGCATGTCACTCAGCCCTTTAATGCCAGGCTGGTGATGATCGGCTTTGGCTGTATCGGAAAAGGCGTGCTCCCGCTGCTATTGCGTCATCTTGAGCTTGAACCGCAGCGACTGTTGATCCTCAGTCCCGATGAAGAGGGACGCTTGCTCGCACAGAAATTCGGCGTCGCCCACCGAACCGAGAAACTGGATCAGAACAATTACGAGGCGGTACTGGAGCCTCTTTTGAGCGCTGGCGACTTTCTGCTCAACCTCTCGGTGGGGGTATCGAGCCTGTCCCTGATTCAATTCGCCCAGCGTAAAGGCGTGCTGTATCTGGACACTTGTATCGAGCCGTGGGAAGGCGGTTATACCGACCCGGACAAATCCCTGTCCGAGAGATCCAACTATGCATTGAGAGAAGCGGCACTCCGGCTTCGGGGTGAAAGCGCGCAAGGTCTGCCCACCGCCATTTTGACCCATGGGGCCAATCCGGGGTTGGTGTCCCACCTGGTCAAGCAGGCACTGATCAACCTCGCCCGGGATTTGGGTGACACAACGCCCCTGCCCGCTACTCGCGAAGAATGGGCGCAACTGGCCAGCCGACTGAATATCCGCTGCATTCACATTGCCGAGCGCGATTCGCAGTATTCATCGCAACATAAAATCGCCGATGAGTTCGTCAATACCTGGTCAGTGGACGGTTTCATCAGTGAAGGCAGCCAACCGGCGGAATTGGGTTGGGGCAGCCATGAGAAAGCGCTTCCCGAGGATGGCTATTACCACGCCTTCGGGTGCCAGGCCGGAATCTACCTGCAACGCCCCGGCGCCTCCACGCCGGTTCGAACCTGGACACCCTCGACGGGGCCAACCCATGGGCTGCTCGTGACCCACAACGAAGCCCTGTCGATTGCCGATTACCTGACCCTGGGCCAGGGAAGGCAGCCGATTTACCGACCGACCGTCCACTATGCTTATCGGCCCTGTGACGATGCCCTGCTATCGATGTATGAACTCGCCGAGCGCAACTGGAAACCCCAGACTGGCGAACGCCTGCTCAATGACGACATCGAGGGCGGCTGTGACGAACTCGGTATTCTGCTGATGGGGCATGCCAGAAACAGTTATTGGTATGGCTCGCGCTTATCGATCCACCAAGCCCGGGCGCTGTGCCCCTGTAACAGCGCTACTAGCCTGCAAGTGACGGCGGGAGTGCTGGCCGGTGTGATCTGGGCCATTCGCAATCCTGAACGCGGCATCCTCGAGCCGGATCAATTGCCCTTCAGGGAGATTCTGCGGATTTGCATGCCCTACCTCGGGAATGTAGAAGGCATTTATTCCGACTGGACGCCGCTTACCGGACGTCACTCACTGATGCCCGAGCACACCGATGAATCCGATCCGTGGCAATTTTTGAACGTCAGGATCACTTGA